A window of bacterium genomic DNA:
TTGAAATTGTGGGAAAGCATGGCGGAATAGCCCTTAACCTTTTGAGTGGCCAACTGGTTTCCTATGATTATGACAATTTTATTTTTTTCTTAACCAACGATACAACGGACGTGATTAGAGCTTTAAATATCACTTGTGAAAGAGAGAACATTGATATTGAAGCAACCTATGTTAGGTTGAACAGAAAAAATATGCCAGAAAGTTCAGCTTTTCAAGAAATTTACGGTTTTCGGAGCGAGGTTTCTCTAAAGTCAGTCAGTTTTGAAATTAATATTGGGAGGAAATGGGGTGTTGATCCAATAACTTACTCTCGACTTAAAGGCCTGGGAGTTAATGCAAACTTAATGGGCAACTTTAACTCTTTTAATATTAGCCTTTCTGGTGTCTATTACGATTCAATAAATTTCTGGAATTACAATCTTCCACCAGTTATTACTGAAAAAGAACTTTTACCAGAAGCGGGATACGCCGACAAAGGGCTGAGCCTACTCTGTACTTATAACATCTCTGATTCCTATTTTGAATTGCAACTCGCCAGTATAGTTGATTTAAAGGAAAATAGCATTATAAGTCCTTCTTATAGTAAAGCCTTTCAAGAGGGGTATTTAAAATTCTATGGACATGTTAATGGAATACCTTTGAATTTGAAAGGCGCAAGGGAGAAGTATCTCAGAGTTGAGCCTGAATACCAGACATTATTGACTTATTACCTTGAAGCACATTCTGAGTTTAATTTCAAAGTGCCAATTGAGTTAGGTTTTAAAATCACCCGAAGTCAAGAGGATAGCATAAAATACTGGATGACTGAAATTACTTATGGGCTGAATCTATTTGAAAATCTTAGTGCTTCCTTTCAGATTGAGTATTCTACCAAGAAAATCCCCCGTTTCAATAACGAGAATTTTTGGGCGACTTTTGAAGTGATATACCGCTTTGAAAATGGGAGTATTGCTTTGTCTTATGGGAAAAGGAGGGGAGGACTCGTATGCTCTGGCGGAATGTGCAGGATTTTGCCCTCCTTTGATGGTTTAAAACTGGGACTTAATATCGGGTACTAAGGTAAGATGAATTAAAGTTATTTGTGGGATTTGAAACCCCTTACTCGATTTTTTATTACATCCAATGTGTTTATTTAAACTAACGAGCAACTGGGGCTTTGAACTATGTCTTTCATTCTTTTAGATGGGATTTTAAAGTCCTACATTCGCTCTTTAACAAGGAAGACTTCAGGATTAAAAACCCTTTGTGAGTTTAAATCCCCCATAGATTGCGTAGTTGATTTTTGTCTCTTTGAAACCCAGAGTAAACCCAGTTTCTAAAATTACGTTATTGCTCATTACGTATCTATAGTCAAGGAGAGAGATAAACGTTTTATTGTCTATGTCTAAGAAGCAAAGAAAATATGGAATTTCAAAGATGCGGTCTTGGAATTTTACTTCAACAGCAAGCAGGTTTTTTGTCAGCATATAATTTGCAGGGATTATCGTGAGTTCAGGATAACTGGAATGGGAGAAACTCACCAAAAGCAGGGTGTTCCTTACTGGAAACTCAACGCTGGCTGTGACTTTCAGTATAGAATCCTTTAGGAAGCTCTGCATCTTTGCAGTCAGTTTACCGAAATAACCGCAATAGCCTCCAATATTTAAGCCCTTTTTTATCTCGCTGTAGACACCTATCTCAAATTTTGAGAATCCTTTTGACAGCTGAGCCTTCACAATGTCAGATGTGCTCTCTTTAAATGTGTAAAAAAGAGTTGGCGTTATTATATCGTTTATGAATCTTAAAAAAAGACCTTTTTCTCCTTCAAATTCCGTTTCAACAGTTTCAAAAGCTACGGGATAGAAAAAGGGATTGAAGAGCCCCGGAAATCCGGGGATGTACAGGATTTTTCCTCCTTTAATTTCCAGGCCATTATGCTGGTATTTTAAGTAACACTGGTAAATCTTCCCCCTGATATCGGTAGAATCCTCTGTTTTAATTGCATTTAGTCCAAAGTCTGAGTAAAGCCTGAAATCGTTAAACTTCAAGTTAATGTTAACGGAAGGTCTTAATATCCCCGTAAAGTTTTCACTTTTAGAGTCATAAAATCCAAAGGCTGATAATCCAAACTTTAAAGTAGAAAGAAAGATTAATGCCAGAACTTTCATTTTTTGAGTTCGCTCAATAAGAAGTACTTTTCAGGGACGGGAATATCTAATTCAATTTCTTTAAAAACAAACTTGGTGTAAGAATCTTTAAGCCGTAAATCTCTCATCACAATTAGGGTGGGAAATTCTCTCCCTTTGAAGTTTCTAAATTCAACAGCTTCCACTTCTTTTATCTTTCTACCGCTTTTTGTAATTAACTCCTCTTTAAGCCAGATGCCTTTATTAGGATCCACAATCATTCTTATTTTGTAGTATGGGGCGCTTCCCGTTGTATCCACAAGTTCTAA
This region includes:
- a CDS encoding DUF6029 family protein, with protein sequence MRFLFALLVQFNFSLNGDYFLDRKSLEEHVLTFGNFRHSLSNFLIFSDFVIQQPSQWNKGLLVLKPGFSFNNDFVELKLFDFQQQFQRGLVLSQVSDFQFRRLRYIRGFEIVGKHGGIALNLLSGQLVSYDYDNFIFFLTNDTTDVIRALNITCERENIDIEATYVRLNRKNMPESSAFQEIYGFRSEVSLKSVSFEINIGRKWGVDPITYSRLKGLGVNANLMGNFNSFNISLSGVYYDSINFWNYNLPPVITEKELLPEAGYADKGLSLLCTYNISDSYFELQLASIVDLKENSIISPSYSKAFQEGYLKFYGHVNGIPLNLKGAREKYLRVEPEYQTLLTYYLEAHSEFNFKVPIELGFKITRSQEDSIKYWMTEITYGLNLFENLSASFQIEYSTKKIPRFNNENFWATFEVIYRFENGSIALSYGKRRGGLVCSGGMCRILPSFDGLKLGLNIGY